A single genomic interval of Zingiber officinale cultivar Zhangliang chromosome 4A, Zo_v1.1, whole genome shotgun sequence harbors:
- the LOC121969303 gene encoding protein ALTERED PHOSPHATE STARVATION RESPONSE 1-like yields MGCTYSRVEVDEVVWRCKERRRLMKRLLTCRAELAAAHMAYLQSLRNTGATLRQFTETETMVPNDTPPTDLTLPPSPPPPPPLPPSPPPPPPSYSPVVAKEAVEEKASVEDGSSDSEDDDQSCSTPPPTVPGSVWEFWDPFSPPASSSFSSPLPQKDSGTLIQAAAEEENWEETKSEFLEEEEETEEEEKLIPKEETYAVTLNAVNDNCTLKELADDNSSVVSWLTKDTDMGMVVWRSKKTLAGIIKEVDEYFLKAAAGGKDVAVVLESNRSCSHPWDTERRKGKNSKSAKVVNALSWSWSFRSSHSHRDAHGASNASSPGKHCTTLERLFAEEQKLYKQVKDEEIAKSQHKRAILVLHKLEAGDYDSVKTEKTRLDIEELQCRMICLKESINGTCLTISKLRDEELFPQLIEFTVGLVKMWRTMYECHQVQNHVSQQTNLLENHLGSDPTTDSLRHAISQLESEVRSWYGTFCNLFCCQRAYLHILNQWVRLTEGLPESDQLMDSTTGIGGYCEELQRVLDRLPDKVAAEAIKCFLLVIRSIILQHSEEHNLRKQSDRLQSRLDRELSSLRSQEKHNDEHIIQQMVQGPQVNHQLASSTKYPKLDALKKRLEDEKARYLESVRKSRAMTLNDLQTSLPNVFQALVGFSSVCVQALEGITGSMEAIGFSENGSPLHP; encoded by the exons ATGGGGTGCACGTACTCGAGGGTGGAGGTGGACGAAGTGGTGTGGCGATGCAAGGAGCGGCGGAGGTTGATGAAGCGACTTCTCACCTGCCGGGCGGAGCTTGCCGCCGCTCACATGGCGTACCTCCAGTCCTTGAGGAACACTGGCGCGACTCTTCGGCAGTTTACCGAGACTGAGACGATGGTCCCTAATGATACTCCCCCTACCGACCTCACATTGCCCCCCTCACCTCCCCCGCCGCCGCCTCTGCCACCTTcgccgccaccgccgccgccTAGTTATAGTCCCGTCGTGGCGAAGGAGGCAGTGGAGGAGAAAGCTTCCGTCGAGGACGGCTCGAGcgattcagaagacgacgaccAGAGCTGCTCGACGCCTCCGCCTACCGTCCCCGGCTCGGTCTGGGAGTTCTGGGATCCGTTCAGCCCGCCTGCTTCCTCGAGCTTCTCCTCTCCACTGCCTCAGAAGGACTCAGGAACTCTCATTCAGGCTGCCGCCGAAGAAGAGAACTGGGAGGAGACCAAGTCGGAGTtcctggaggaggaagaagagacggaggaagaagagaaactgATCCCCAAAGAGGAAACCTATGCTGTGACATTGAATGCGGTGAATGACAATTGCACATTGAAGGAGTTGGCCGACGACAATTCGTCAGTGGTGAGTTGGCTAACCAAAGACACAGACATGGGAATGGTCGTATGGAGGAGCAAGAAGACATTGGCCGGGATCATAAAAGAGGTGGATGAGTATTTCCTGAAAGCTGCTGCCGGAGGGAAGGATGTTGCAGTTGTTCTAGAATCAAATCGCAGCTGTTCTCATCCCTGGGATACAGAAAGGAGGAAAG GAAAGAATTCAAAGTCTGCCAAGGTTGTAAATGCATTGTCGTGGAGTTGGTCCTTCCGATCTTCTCATTCTCACCGAGATGCTCACGGTGCGAGTAATGCTTCTAGTCCCGGTAAGCATTGCACGACACTCGAAAGACTTTTTGCCGAGGAGCAGAAGCTCTATAAGCAAGTGAAG GATGAGGAGATTGCCAAGTCCCAGCATAAGAGGGCAATCTTAGTACTGCACAAGCTCGAAGCTGGAGACTATGATTCTGTGAAAACTGAGAAAACTCGCTTAGACATTGAGGAGTTGCAATGCCGGATGATTTGTTTAAAGGAGTCAATAAACGGAACATGTTTAACCATATCAAAGCTTAGGGATGAAGAGCTCTTCCCTCAGTTAATTGAATTCACAGTCGG GCTGGTGAAGATGTGGAGAACAATGTATGAATGCCATCAAGTGCAAAACCACGTCTCTCAACAAACCAACCTTCTAGAAAACCATCTCGGCAGCGATCCAACAACTGATTCACTTCGTCATGCTATATCTCAGCTCGAATCAGAGGTGAGATCGTGGTATGGTACCTTCTGCAATCTCTTCTGTTGTCAGCGCGCGTATCTGCACATTCTCAACCAGTGGGTTAGGCTTACTGAGGGCCTTCCTGAAAGTGATCAACTAATGGATTCAACTACCGGGATCGGTGGATATTGTGAAGAGCTGCAAAGAGTTCTCGATAGGTTACCTGACAAG GTAGCAGCCGAGGCAATTAAGTGCTTTCTATTAGTCATTCGCTCTATCATTCTTCAACACTCAGAAGAGCACAACTTGCGAAAGCAGTCCGACCGACTTCAGAGCAGATTGGATAGAGAATTAAGCTCTCTTCGCTCACAGGAGAAGCACAATGATGAACATATAATCCAACAGATGGTCCAAGGCCCTCAGGTGAATCACCAACTAGCATCGTCAACTAAGTACCCAAAACTCGATGCTTTGAAGAAGAGGTTGGAGGATGAAAAGGCACGGTACTTGGAATCCGTTCGGAAGAGCCGGGCCATGACACTGAACGATCTGCAGACCAGCCTCCCCAATGTGTTCCAGGCTCTGGTAGGGTTTTCGAGCGTGTGTGTGCAGGCTCTAGAGGGCATTACCGGCTCAATGGAAGCTATAGGATTTTCTGAGAATGGTTCACCTTTGCATCCATGA